A single region of the Solwaraspora sp. WMMD791 genome encodes:
- a CDS encoding FAD-dependent monooxygenase has product MAQAPMRVLVVGASVAGLAAARALRLAGLRPEVVEKLDPTVVPTAGIFLPGNAIRALRDLGLDSPLRPLGAVVRRQRFLDAAGTELCAVDLDRLWQGVGQCRALPRADLHRVLLTGAGGAVRHRTEVRELELGDETTKVAFGDGSFAEYDLIVGADGRRSTVRQLAELGGAPHPVGQIAYRSVVTGGPEITEWTALLGRRCGVVLTPMGYGRTYLYADERLPAGSAPPADPLLRLRELLADFRGPVPAVLDAVEKVQVAVTDEVELGSWSRGNVVLVGDAAHATAPTLSQGAAMAFEDALVLAELVRDRPTVVEALAGYESRRRPRTRWVLERTRDRDRTRDVAPHLRDRLLRAEGGRILADHYRLLVDPV; this is encoded by the coding sequence ATGGCTCAAGCACCCATGCGCGTGCTCGTCGTCGGTGCCAGTGTCGCCGGCCTGGCCGCGGCCCGAGCGCTGCGGCTGGCCGGGCTGCGGCCCGAGGTGGTGGAGAAGCTCGACCCGACCGTGGTGCCCACCGCCGGCATCTTCCTGCCCGGCAACGCGATCCGCGCCCTGCGCGACCTCGGCCTGGACAGTCCGCTGCGCCCACTCGGGGCCGTCGTGCGTCGACAACGGTTCCTCGACGCCGCCGGCACCGAGTTGTGCGCCGTCGACCTCGATCGGCTCTGGCAGGGGGTCGGCCAGTGCCGGGCGCTGCCCCGGGCCGACCTGCACCGGGTGCTGCTCACCGGGGCCGGCGGCGCGGTCCGGCACCGGACCGAGGTCAGGGAGCTGGAGCTCGGCGACGAGACCACCAAGGTCGCGTTCGGCGACGGCTCGTTCGCCGAGTACGACCTGATCGTCGGCGCCGATGGTCGGCGGTCGACGGTCCGGCAACTGGCCGAGCTGGGTGGCGCGCCGCATCCGGTCGGTCAGATCGCCTACCGCAGCGTGGTCACCGGCGGCCCGGAGATCACCGAGTGGACCGCCCTGCTCGGCCGGCGCTGCGGCGTCGTGCTGACGCCGATGGGCTACGGGCGGACCTATCTGTACGCCGACGAACGGCTACCGGCCGGGTCGGCGCCACCGGCCGACCCGCTGCTGCGGCTGCGGGAACTGCTCGCCGACTTCCGCGGCCCGGTCCCGGCCGTCCTGGACGCGGTGGAGAAGGTGCAGGTCGCCGTCACCGACGAGGTCGAGCTCGGCAGCTGGTCACGGGGGAACGTGGTCCTGGTCGGTGACGCAGCCCACGCCACCGCGCCGACCCTGTCACAGGGTGCGGCGATGGCGTTCGAGGACGCGCTGGTGCTGGCCGAGCTGGTCCGCGACCGACCCACCGTGGTCGAGGCGCTGGCCGGTTACGAGAGCCGCCGCCGGCCGCGTACCCGATGGGTGCTGGAGCGGACCCGCGACCGGGACCGGACCCGCGACGTCGCACCGCACCTTCGTGACCGGCTGCTGCGTGCCGAGGGCGGCCGGATCCTCGCCGACCACTACCGGCTGCTCGTCGATCCGGTGTGA
- the ctaD gene encoding cytochrome c oxidase subunit I, with product MTTVAPKPIATRPFPVHQPVRGSAMARLLRTTDAKQIGIMYMITAFVFFMIGGLMALIMRAELAQPGMQLLSPEQYNQLFTMHGTIMLLFFATPIVFAFANYITPIQIGAPDVSFPRLNSFAYWLYLFGGTLAMGGFLTPGGAADFGWFAYTPLSSVEHSPGVGANMWIVGLAISGLGTILGAVNMITTILTLRAPGMTMFRMPIFTWNILVTSLLVIMVFPLLAAALFALAADRMLGAHVYAPETGGPLLWQHLFWFFGHPEVYIVALPFFGIISEVIPVFSRKPIFGYKGLVGATIAIAALSMSVWAHHMFATGAVLLPFFSFLSFLIAVPTGMKFFNWIGTMWRGQISFETPMLWAIGFLVTFLFGGLSGVLLASPPIDFHVSDSYFVVAHFHYVLFGTIVFAVFAGIYFWFPKFTGRMLDERLGRVHFWLTFVGFHTTFLVQHWLGAEGFPRRYADYQAIDGWTTLNMISTVGSFVTGISTLPFLYNVWKSYKAGPLVNVDDPWGHGNSLEWATSSPPPLRNFDRMPRIRSERPAFDLKFPELAAGHQSVAGPPEGGAKPLTSESDGGATYQEDTATNVDKH from the coding sequence GTGACCACCGTCGCACCGAAGCCGATCGCGACCCGGCCCTTCCCGGTCCACCAGCCGGTCCGGGGCTCGGCCATGGCGCGGCTGCTGCGTACGACCGACGCGAAGCAGATCGGGATCATGTACATGATCACCGCCTTCGTGTTCTTCATGATCGGCGGCCTGATGGCGCTGATCATGCGGGCGGAGCTGGCCCAGCCCGGGATGCAGCTCCTCTCGCCGGAGCAGTACAACCAGCTGTTCACCATGCACGGCACGATCATGCTGTTGTTCTTCGCGACGCCGATCGTGTTCGCCTTCGCGAACTACATCACGCCGATCCAGATCGGCGCCCCGGACGTGTCGTTCCCCCGGCTGAACAGCTTCGCCTACTGGCTGTACCTCTTCGGTGGCACGCTGGCCATGGGTGGCTTCCTGACCCCCGGCGGTGCCGCCGACTTCGGCTGGTTCGCCTACACCCCGTTGAGCAGCGTCGAGCACTCGCCCGGCGTCGGCGCCAACATGTGGATCGTCGGCCTGGCGATCTCCGGTCTCGGCACCATCCTCGGCGCGGTCAACATGATCACCACGATCCTGACGCTGCGCGCCCCCGGCATGACGATGTTCCGGATGCCGATCTTCACCTGGAACATCCTGGTCACCAGCCTCCTGGTGATCATGGTCTTCCCGCTGCTGGCGGCCGCGCTGTTCGCCCTCGCCGCCGACCGGATGCTCGGTGCCCACGTATACGCGCCGGAGACCGGCGGCCCGCTGCTGTGGCAGCACCTTTTCTGGTTCTTCGGCCACCCCGAGGTCTACATCGTCGCGCTGCCGTTCTTCGGCATCATCAGCGAGGTCATCCCGGTCTTCTCCCGCAAACCGATCTTCGGCTACAAGGGTCTGGTCGGCGCGACGATCGCGATCGCCGCGCTGTCGATGAGCGTCTGGGCGCACCACATGTTCGCCACCGGGGCGGTGCTGCTGCCCTTCTTCAGCTTCCTGAGCTTCCTGATCGCCGTACCGACCGGGATGAAGTTCTTCAACTGGATCGGCACCATGTGGCGGGGCCAGATCAGCTTCGAGACCCCGATGCTCTGGGCGATCGGCTTCCTGGTGACCTTCCTCTTCGGCGGCCTGTCGGGCGTGCTGCTGGCCAGCCCGCCGATCGACTTCCACGTCTCGGACTCGTACTTCGTCGTCGCGCACTTCCACTACGTGCTGTTCGGCACGATCGTGTTCGCGGTGTTCGCCGGCATCTACTTCTGGTTCCCGAAGTTCACCGGGCGGATGCTCGACGAGCGGCTCGGCCGAGTGCACTTCTGGCTGACCTTCGTCGGTTTCCACACCACCTTCCTGGTGCAGCACTGGCTCGGTGCCGAAGGCTTCCCCCGCCGGTACGCCGACTACCAGGCGATCGACGGTTGGACCACGCTGAACATGATCTCCACGGTCGGCTCGTTCGTCACCGGCATCTCGACGCTGCCGTTCCTGTACAACGTGTGGAAGTCGTACAAGGCCGGCCCGCTGGTCAACGTCGACGACCCGTGGGGCCACGGTAACTCCCTGGAATGGGCCACCAGCTCCCCGCCGCCGCTGCGCAACTTCGACCGGATGCCCAGGATCCGGTCCGAGCGGCCGGCGTTCGACCTGAAGTTCCCGGAGCTGGCCGCCGGACACCAGTCGGTGGCCGGGCCGCCGGAGGGCGGCGCCAAGCCGCTGACCAGCGAATCCGACGGTGGTGCCACGTACCAGGAGGACACCGCGACCAACGTCGACAAACACTGA
- a CDS encoding sugar kinase produces the protein MSGQPPAGAPPLRPRPATECRYDLVSLGEIMLRLDPGEGRVRTARSFRVWEGGGEYNVARGLRRCFGLRTAVVTAFADNEVGRLLEDLVLTGGVDTSYVRWLPYDGIGRAVRNGLNFTERGFGVRGAVGTSDRGHSAASQLRPDDVDWDHLFGTLGVRWLHTGGIYAALSETTPETIEAAMVAARRHGTIVSYDLNYRPSLWKAVGGQSRAQEVNRRLAGYVDVMIGNEEDFTASLGFAVPDTDDSLSELEVANFQRMITEVTGAYPNFAVVATTLRTVRTATVNDWGAIAWSAPTGFVQATHRPGLEILDRVGGGDSFASGLVYGLLEKGDLATAVEYGAAHGALAMTTAGDTSTASLKEVEALVGGGGARVQR, from the coding sequence ATGTCCGGACAGCCACCCGCCGGGGCGCCGCCGCTGCGCCCCCGGCCAGCCACCGAATGCCGCTACGACCTGGTCTCGCTGGGCGAGATCATGCTGCGGCTCGACCCGGGCGAGGGGCGGGTCCGCACCGCACGCTCGTTCCGGGTCTGGGAGGGCGGTGGCGAGTACAACGTCGCCCGGGGCCTGCGCCGCTGTTTCGGCCTGCGTACCGCGGTGGTCACCGCGTTCGCCGACAACGAGGTCGGGCGGCTGCTGGAGGACCTGGTGCTGACCGGCGGGGTCGACACCTCGTACGTGCGCTGGCTGCCCTACGACGGGATCGGCCGCGCCGTGCGCAACGGACTGAACTTCACCGAGCGGGGCTTCGGGGTCCGGGGCGCGGTCGGCACCTCCGACCGGGGGCACAGCGCCGCCAGCCAGCTGCGCCCCGACGACGTCGACTGGGACCACCTGTTCGGCACGCTCGGTGTTCGCTGGCTGCACACCGGCGGCATCTACGCCGCGTTGTCCGAGACCACCCCGGAGACCATCGAGGCGGCCATGGTCGCCGCCCGTCGGCACGGCACGATCGTCTCGTACGACCTGAACTACCGGCCCAGCCTCTGGAAGGCCGTCGGCGGCCAGTCCCGGGCGCAGGAGGTCAACCGGCGGTTGGCCGGCTATGTCGACGTCATGATCGGCAACGAGGAGGACTTCACCGCGAGCCTCGGGTTCGCCGTACCGGACACCGACGACAGCCTCTCCGAGCTGGAGGTGGCGAACTTTCAGCGGATGATCACCGAGGTCACCGGGGCGTACCCGAACTTCGCGGTGGTCGCGACCACGTTGCGCACGGTCCGTACGGCGACGGTGAACGACTGGGGGGCGATCGCCTGGTCCGCCCCGACCGGCTTCGTCCAGGCCACCCACCGACCGGGACTGGAGATCCTGGACCGGGTCGGCGGCGGCGACAGCTTCGCCTCCGGGCTGGTCTACGGCCTGCTCGAAAAGGGCGACCTCGCGACGGCGGTCGAGTACGGCGCCGCGCACGGCGCACTGGCGATGACCACGGCCGGCGACACCTCGACAGCCAGCCTCAAGGAGGTGGAGGCACTGGTCGGCGGGGGCGGCGCGCGGGTGCAACGCTGA
- the eda gene encoding bifunctional 4-hydroxy-2-oxoglutarate aldolase/2-dehydro-3-deoxy-phosphogluconate aldolase — translation MSIVTYVTNVQDDEQIPEPVAAGDVTSVIGAGRIVPVVVLADPTGAAPLADALAAGGLRTAEVTFRTPAAADAIAAMATRTDMVVGAGTVLTAEQVDRAVDAGARFVVSPGFGPAVVRRCQQRGVPVFPGVASATEIQMALDAGLDTVKFFPAEQLGGIGMVAALAAPFRSVRFIPTGGVTTANFAGYLAHPAVLAVGGTWMVAPRLLETGDWAEVTRLTAAAVDAARSAARS, via the coding sequence TTGAGTATCGTCACGTACGTGACCAACGTTCAAGATGACGAACAGATACCCGAGCCGGTCGCCGCTGGTGACGTCACGTCGGTGATCGGTGCCGGGCGGATCGTCCCGGTGGTGGTGCTGGCCGACCCGACCGGTGCCGCGCCACTGGCCGACGCGCTGGCCGCTGGCGGGCTGCGTACCGCCGAAGTGACCTTCCGGACCCCGGCGGCGGCCGACGCGATCGCGGCGATGGCCACCCGGACGGACATGGTGGTCGGAGCCGGCACGGTGCTCACCGCCGAGCAGGTCGACCGGGCCGTCGACGCCGGCGCCCGGTTCGTGGTCAGCCCCGGCTTCGGGCCCGCCGTGGTCCGCCGCTGCCAGCAGCGCGGGGTGCCGGTCTTCCCCGGCGTCGCCAGCGCCACCGAGATCCAGATGGCGCTCGACGCGGGCCTCGACACGGTGAAGTTCTTCCCGGCCGAGCAGCTCGGCGGGATCGGGATGGTCGCCGCCCTCGCCGCCCCGTTCCGCTCGGTGCGGTTCATTCCTACCGGCGGCGTCACCACCGCCAATTTTGCCGGCTACCTGGCCCACCCGGCGGTCCTCGCTGTCGGCGGCACCTGGATGGTCGCCCCGCGCCTGCTCGAGACCGGCGACTGGGCCGAAGTGACCCGGCTGACCGCCGCCGCCGTCGACGCGGCCCGGTCCGCAGCCCGATCCTGA